One region of Streptococcus parasanguinis genomic DNA includes:
- the dnaI gene encoding primosomal protein DnaI, producing the protein MESVGQTMSHMNRARQFNYEDLVAQILADQEVAAFIKDQSLSEQEIRRSISKFNQYISERNRFLLGDPDYIAKGYKPILTMNEGYADVAYEETPELIEAQKRAAINQRLNLINLPSTLKEASLAKVELDDKGRFEAFEELANFVANYPEYQKGIYLYGDFGVGKSYMMAALAHDLSEKRQASTTLLHFPSFAIDVKNAISSGLVKETVDQVKKAEILILDDIGAEQMSAWVRDEILQVILQHRMQENLPTFFTSNFNFEELERHFAASRNGDETWQAKRVMERVKFLAKEIHLEGVNRR; encoded by the coding sequence ATGGAAAGTGTAGGTCAAACCATGTCTCACATGAACCGTGCGCGTCAATTTAACTATGAGGATTTGGTCGCACAGATCTTGGCAGACCAAGAAGTGGCTGCCTTTATCAAGGACCAGTCTTTGTCTGAGCAAGAAATTCGTCGTAGTATTTCAAAATTTAATCAATACATTAGTGAACGCAACCGTTTCTTATTGGGAGATCCGGATTATATTGCCAAAGGTTATAAGCCCATCCTCACCATGAATGAAGGCTATGCGGATGTCGCTTATGAGGAAACGCCAGAGTTAATCGAAGCCCAAAAACGAGCTGCGATCAACCAACGTCTCAACTTGATCAATCTCCCTTCAACCTTGAAAGAGGCGAGTCTAGCTAAGGTAGAGCTCGATGATAAGGGACGATTTGAGGCCTTTGAAGAATTAGCCAATTTTGTGGCCAACTATCCTGAATATCAAAAGGGGATCTACCTCTATGGTGATTTTGGAGTAGGAAAGAGCTACATGATGGCAGCCTTGGCTCATGATTTATCCGAAAAACGCCAGGCCTCTACTACCTTACTTCATTTCCCAAGTTTTGCGATCGATGTCAAAAATGCCATCAGTTCAGGCTTGGTCAAAGAAACTGTCGATCAGGTGAAAAAAGCCGAAATTTTAATTCTCGATGATATCGGTGCGGAACAGATGTCAGCCTGGGTGCGAGATGAAATCTTACAGGTGATTTTGCAGCACCGAATGCAGGAAAATCTCCCAACCTTCTTTACTTCTAACTTTAATTTTGAAGAGTTGGAACGTCATTTTGCAGCTTCGCGCAATGGAGATGAAACCTGGCAGGCCAAACGGGTCATGGAGCGCGTGAAATTTTTAGCCAAGGAAATCCATCTGGAAGGAGTCAATCGCCGATGA
- a CDS encoding response regulator transcription factor, translating into MVKRVLLVENEKQIARFIDLELQKEGYQVDVVEDGKAGLALIAATKYDLILFNYDLSDMSGERFAEEISQIRPASVLIVLDSREKIAEHKESIQRFAVSYMVKPFIISDLVDKITAIFRGRDYIDQHCSQMKIPTSYRNLRIDVEHHTVYRGKDMISLTRREYDLLATLMGSKGVVTRDQLLESVWKYESTGETNIVDVYIRYLRGKIDLPGQKSYIKTVRGIGYAMQDALE; encoded by the coding sequence ATGGTCAAACGAGTTCTACTAGTAGAAAATGAGAAGCAAATTGCTCGCTTCATTGATTTGGAACTTCAAAAAGAAGGGTACCAAGTTGATGTGGTCGAGGATGGAAAAGCGGGTCTGGCCTTGATTGCTGCGACCAAATATGATCTGATCTTGTTTAATTACGATTTGTCAGATATGTCTGGTGAAAGATTCGCAGAGGAAATCAGTCAGATTCGCCCAGCTTCTGTTTTGATTGTTTTGGATAGCCGCGAAAAAATTGCTGAGCACAAAGAGAGTATTCAGCGCTTTGCTGTTTCCTATATGGTCAAACCCTTTATTATCAGCGATTTGGTAGATAAGATCACAGCCATTTTTAGAGGACGTGATTATATTGACCAACATTGTAGCCAGATGAAAATCCCAACATCATACCGCAATTTGCGCATTGATGTGGAACACCATACCGTTTATCGTGGGAAAGACATGATTAGTTTAACCCGCAGAGAGTATGATCTCTTAGCGACTCTGATGGGAAGCAAAGGGGTGGTGACACGAGATCAGTTGTTGGAAAGTGTCTGGAAGTACGAGAGTACAGGTGAGACTAATATTGTTGACGTCTATATCCGTTATCTCCGTGGGAAAATTGATCTACCCGGTCAAAAAAGCTATATTAAGACCGTTCGTGGGATTGGCTATGCCATGCAAGACGCATTAGAATAA
- a CDS encoding PTS transporter subunit IIBC has protein sequence MNKGSFKSLFSFEFWQKFGKALMVVIAVMPAAGLMISIGKSIPMINPNLAPLVITGGILEQIGWGVIGNLHILFALAIGGSWAKERAGGAFAAGLSFILINRITGAVFGVTSATLADKTATVHTIFGGSIKVADYFISVLEAPALNMGVFVGIISGFVGATAFNKYYNYRKLPEALSFFNGKRFVPFVVIVRSALTALVLSALWPVVQSGINGFGVWIANSQSTAPVLAPFLFGTLERLLLPFGLHHMLTIPINYTQLGGSYQVLTGAAKGTTVFGQDPLWLAWVTDLVNLKKADPSQYQHLLHAYTPARFKVGQMIGSFGILMGIVVAIYRNVDPDKKEKYKGMLFATALATFLTGVTEPIEYMFMFIATPLYIIYALVQGAAFAMADLVHLRVHSFGSIEFLTRTPMAINAGLALDIFNFVWVTVLFAFIMYFIANFMIKKFNYATPGRNGNYEQNDDAPAGDGAAAGAATSSASSQVINIINLLGGRANIVDVDACMTRLRVTVKDAEKVGTEEQWKAEGAMGLVMKGQGVQAIYGPKADVLKSDIQDVLDSGEVIPETLPSQMTAVQKAEATFKGVTDEVNSVADGEVINIEDVKDPVFSQKMMGDGFAVEPENGHIVSPVAGKVTSVFPTKHALGLVTDNGLEVLVHIGLDTVSLEGKPFEVKVSEGQTVAAGDLLVEADLDAIRAAGRETSTIVVFTNADAIKSVKVEHTGKLAANAPVATVEL, from the coding sequence ATGAACAAAGGATCATTCAAAAGTTTATTTAGCTTTGAATTCTGGCAGAAGTTCGGTAAGGCCTTGATGGTCGTTATCGCTGTCATGCCAGCGGCTGGGTTGATGATTTCAATCGGGAAATCAATCCCTATGATCAACCCGAATTTAGCTCCACTTGTTATTACAGGTGGAATTCTCGAACAAATCGGTTGGGGGGTTATCGGAAACCTTCACATCCTCTTTGCCCTTGCTATCGGTGGTAGCTGGGCCAAAGAACGTGCAGGGGGTGCCTTTGCAGCTGGTCTCTCTTTCATCTTGATTAACCGTATTACCGGTGCAGTTTTCGGAGTGACATCTGCAACGTTAGCTGATAAAACTGCAACGGTTCACACAATCTTCGGTGGATCGATTAAAGTTGCGGACTATTTCATCAGTGTTCTTGAAGCACCAGCCCTTAATATGGGGGTATTTGTAGGGATTATCTCAGGTTTCGTTGGAGCAACTGCCTTCAATAAATACTACAACTACCGTAAACTCCCAGAAGCCCTTTCTTTCTTCAACGGGAAACGCTTTGTACCATTCGTTGTTATCGTACGTTCAGCACTCACAGCCTTGGTTTTGTCAGCCTTGTGGCCAGTAGTTCAATCAGGAATTAATGGATTTGGTGTTTGGATCGCCAACTCACAATCAACAGCTCCAGTATTGGCACCATTCTTGTTTGGTACCTTGGAACGTCTTCTCTTGCCATTTGGTCTTCACCACATGTTGACCATTCCAATCAACTATACTCAATTGGGTGGTAGCTACCAAGTTCTTACAGGTGCTGCCAAAGGAACAACTGTATTTGGACAAGATCCACTTTGGTTGGCTTGGGTAACAGACCTTGTCAACTTGAAGAAAGCTGATCCTAGCCAATACCAACACTTGCTTCATGCTTACACACCAGCTCGTTTCAAAGTTGGTCAAATGATCGGATCATTTGGTATCTTGATGGGGATCGTGGTTGCCATCTACCGCAATGTGGATCCAGATAAAAAAGAAAAATACAAAGGGATGCTTTTTGCAACTGCCCTTGCAACATTCTTGACAGGTGTAACAGAACCAATTGAATACATGTTCATGTTTATTGCTACACCATTGTACATCATCTATGCTCTTGTTCAAGGGGCTGCCTTTGCAATGGCTGACTTGGTTCACCTTCGTGTCCACTCATTCGGTTCAATCGAATTCTTGACACGTACCCCAATGGCCATCAATGCTGGTTTGGCATTAGATATCTTTAACTTTGTATGGGTAACAGTCCTCTTTGCCTTTATCATGTACTTCATTGCTAACTTCATGATTAAGAAATTCAATTATGCAACTCCAGGACGTAACGGTAACTATGAACAAAATGATGATGCCCCTGCAGGAGATGGTGCAGCAGCAGGTGCAGCTACAAGCTCAGCAAGCTCACAAGTCATTAACATTATTAACCTTCTTGGTGGACGTGCCAATATCGTAGACGTTGACGCATGTATGACTCGTCTTCGTGTAACCGTTAAGGACGCTGAAAAAGTCGGAACAGAAGAACAATGGAAAGCTGAAGGCGCTATGGGTCTTGTCATGAAAGGACAAGGTGTCCAAGCGATCTACGGACCTAAAGCTGACGTATTGAAATCTGATATCCAAGACGTTCTTGATTCAGGTGAAGTTATTCCTGAAACACTTCCTAGCCAAATGACAGCAGTTCAAAAGGCTGAAGCAACCTTTAAAGGGGTAACTGATGAAGTTAACTCTGTTGCAGATGGTGAAGTGATCAACATCGAAGATGTGAAAGATCCTGTATTCTCACAAAAAATGATGGGAGACGGATTTGCAGTTGAGCCTGAAAATGGCCACATCGTTTCACCAGTTGCTGGTAAAGTTACTAGTGTCTTCCCAACCAAACATGCCCTTGGTTTGGTAACAGATAATGGTTTGGAAGTCTTGGTTCATATCGGTCTAGATACAGTTAGTCTTGAAGGAAAACCATTCGAGGTTAAAGTTTCTGAAGGTCAAACAGTGGCTGCTGGGGACCTCTTGGTAGAAGCAGACCTTGATGCAATCCGTGCAGCTGGTCGTGAAACTTCAACAATTGTTGTCTTCACAAATGCAGATGCGATTAAATCGGTTAAGGTCGAACATACAGGTAAATTGGCAGCAAATGCGCCAGTTGCAACGGTCGAATTATAA
- a CDS encoding replication initiation and membrane attachment family protein encodes MKPNTPFAFLKNNLLPPAGAALEQYYLPILETETVTVYRYLLASYGQGEKQYLLAQILNHLNIGFPQLLLAFDRLIAMGLIDLYEEEVGITIQLHAPLESEQFFSNAVYKRLLEKKIGEKAVEDLLPARSLGTRRQVSFSQVFGLDAGEVTVLPSKKQQFDMEMFKRMMGRDGLRFADEGEATLALFAIAEEQQWTWYETYLLAKETAVDRIVSPKRMKQKLAQASQEQPRMSYSRQEETILREAKAKSSLQFLAEIKKARNATITQSERKTLSKLADLGLLDEVINIILLLTFNKTQSANLNEKYALKVGNDFSYQGVNSAELAILKVRERQEQAKAQGNKGTSPTSAKGKHSNVPKWSQPNYQNQTSQAEKVDLAKEKQRLLEKLNQGGE; translated from the coding sequence ATGAAGCCCAATACGCCTTTCGCATTTTTAAAAAATAATCTTCTTCCACCGGCAGGGGCTGCATTGGAGCAATATTACCTGCCTATTTTGGAGACGGAAACGGTAACGGTTTATCGTTATCTGCTCGCCTCTTATGGTCAGGGTGAAAAACAATATTTACTGGCTCAAATCCTCAATCATTTGAATATAGGATTTCCACAGTTGCTACTGGCTTTTGACCGGTTAATTGCCATGGGGTTGATCGATCTCTATGAGGAAGAAGTTGGGATCACCATTCAGTTACATGCTCCTCTTGAATCAGAACAATTTTTTTCGAATGCCGTCTATAAACGCTTGCTTGAGAAAAAAATTGGGGAAAAGGCCGTGGAGGATCTGCTCCCAGCACGCTCTTTAGGAACTAGACGGCAAGTTTCCTTCTCGCAAGTCTTTGGACTAGATGCTGGGGAGGTGACTGTTCTTCCAAGTAAGAAACAGCAGTTTGATATGGAGATGTTTAAGCGAATGATGGGGCGTGATGGACTTCGTTTTGCGGATGAAGGAGAAGCAACCCTAGCCCTCTTTGCCATCGCAGAAGAGCAACAATGGACCTGGTATGAAACTTATCTTTTAGCCAAAGAAACAGCTGTAGACCGGATTGTCTCTCCAAAGAGAATGAAGCAAAAGTTGGCTCAGGCGAGCCAAGAGCAACCCCGCATGTCCTATAGCCGTCAGGAAGAAACCATTCTGAGGGAAGCTAAGGCAAAATCCAGCCTACAATTTCTAGCAGAGATTAAGAAGGCGCGCAATGCGACCATTACGCAGAGCGAACGCAAGACTTTATCCAAGTTAGCTGATCTAGGCTTACTAGACGAGGTGATCAATATTATCTTGTTGTTGACCTTTAACAAGACCCAGTCTGCTAATCTCAATGAAAAGTATGCTTTGAAGGTGGGAAATGATTTTTCTTATCAAGGGGTCAACAGTGCAGAACTAGCGATTTTAAAAGTTCGAGAACGCCAGGAACAAGCTAAAGCTCAAGGAAACAAGGGGACGAGTCCTACATCAGCCAAGGGCAAGCACAGCAATGTTCCCAAGTGGAGCCAACCAAACTATCAAAATCAAACCAGTCAAGCAGAAAAGGTGGATCTTGCTAAAGAGAAACAACGCCTATTAGAAAAACTGAATCAAGGAGGTGAGTAG
- the gndA gene encoding NADP-dependent phosphogluconate dehydrogenase codes for MTKANFGVVGMAVMGRNLALNIESRGYTVAIYNRSKEKTEDVIACHPDKNFVPSYDIESFVNSIEKPRRIMLMVQAGPGTDATIQALLPHLDKGDILIDGGNTFYKDTIRRNEELANSGINFIGTGVSGGEKGALEGPSIMPGGQKEAYDLVADVLEEISAKAPEDGKPCVTYIGPDGAGHYVKMVHNGIEYGDMQLIAESYDLMQHLLGLSAEDMAEIFTEWNKGELDSYLIEITADILKRKDDEGQDGPIVDYILDAAGNKGTGKWTSQSALDLGVPLSLITESVFARYISAYKEERVHASKVLPKPAAFKFEGDKAELIEKIRQALYFSKIISYAQGFAQLRVASKENNWNLPFADIASIWRDGCIIRSRFLQKITDAYNRDADLANLLLDEYFLDVTAKYQQSVRDIVALAVQAGVPVPTFSAAITYFDSYRSADLPANLIQAQRDYFGAHTYQRKDKEGTFHYSWYDEK; via the coding sequence ATGACTAAAGCAAACTTTGGTGTTGTTGGTATGGCCGTAATGGGTCGTAACCTTGCCCTTAATATCGAATCTCGTGGCTACACAGTTGCCATTTATAACCGTAGTAAAGAAAAAACAGAAGATGTAATTGCTTGCCACCCTGATAAAAACTTTGTGCCAAGCTATGATATCGAAAGCTTCGTAAACTCAATCGAAAAACCACGTCGTATCATGCTCATGGTTCAAGCAGGACCTGGTACAGACGCAACTATCCAAGCCCTTCTTCCACACTTGGATAAAGGTGACATCTTGATCGACGGAGGAAATACTTTCTATAAAGATACCATCCGTCGTAATGAAGAATTGGCGAACTCAGGAATCAACTTTATTGGTACTGGTGTATCTGGTGGGGAAAAAGGTGCCCTTGAAGGTCCTTCAATCATGCCTGGTGGGCAAAAAGAAGCGTATGACTTGGTAGCTGACGTTCTTGAAGAAATCTCTGCAAAAGCGCCTGAAGATGGAAAACCATGTGTGACTTACATCGGTCCTGATGGAGCTGGTCACTACGTGAAAATGGTCCACAACGGGATCGAGTACGGGGATATGCAATTGATCGCAGAAAGCTATGACCTCATGCAACACTTGCTTGGACTTTCTGCAGAAGACATGGCTGAAATCTTCACTGAATGGAACAAGGGTGAATTGGACAGCTACTTGATCGAAATCACTGCGGATATCTTGAAACGCAAAGACGACGAAGGTCAAGATGGACCAATCGTAGACTACATCTTGGACGCTGCAGGAAACAAAGGAACTGGTAAATGGACTAGCCAATCAGCGCTTGACCTTGGTGTGCCGTTGTCACTCATCACTGAGTCAGTATTTGCCCGTTACATCTCTGCCTACAAAGAAGAACGTGTACACGCTAGCAAGGTTCTTCCAAAACCAGCTGCATTCAAATTTGAAGGAGACAAGGCTGAGTTGATCGAAAAAATTCGTCAAGCCCTTTACTTCTCAAAAATCATCTCTTACGCACAAGGTTTTGCGCAATTGCGTGTTGCTTCTAAAGAAAACAACTGGAACTTACCATTTGCGGACATCGCATCTATCTGGCGCGATGGATGTATCATCCGTTCTCGTTTCTTGCAAAAGATCACAGATGCTTACAACCGCGATGCAGATCTTGCTAACCTTCTATTGGATGAGTACTTCTTGGATGTCACTGCTAAGTACCAACAATCTGTTCGTGATATCGTAGCTCTTGCTGTTCAAGCAGGTGTACCTGTACCAACCTTCTCAGCAGCCATCACTTACTTCGATAGCTACCGTTCAGCGGATCTTCCAGCGAACTTGATCCAAGCACAACGTGACTACTTTGGTGCTCACACATACCAACGTAAAGACAAAGAAGGTACCTTCCACTATTCTTGGTACGATGAAAAATAA
- the nrdR gene encoding transcriptional regulator NrdR, producing MRCPKCGGSKSSVVDSRQAEDGNTIRRRRECEECHYRFTTYERVEERTLVVVKKDGTREQFSRDKIFNGIIRSAQKRPVSSDEIEEIVNRIEQKVRSQSDNEINSEYIGSLVMDELADLDEITYVRFASVYRSFKDVGELETLLKQITKGTKKKKEK from the coding sequence ATGCGTTGTCCAAAATGTGGTGGAAGTAAGTCTAGTGTGGTGGATAGTCGACAAGCTGAAGATGGGAATACCATCCGTCGTCGCAGGGAATGCGAAGAGTGCCATTATCGCTTTACTACCTACGAACGAGTGGAAGAGCGGACTCTAGTGGTCGTCAAAAAGGATGGGACACGCGAGCAATTTTCTCGTGATAAAATCTTTAATGGTATTATCCGCTCAGCTCAAAAACGGCCTGTTTCTAGTGACGAAATCGAAGAAATTGTAAACCGGATCGAGCAAAAGGTTCGCAGCCAAAGTGATAATGAAATCAACAGTGAATATATTGGTTCGTTGGTCATGGATGAGTTAGCAGATCTAGATGAGATCACCTATGTCCGTTTTGCTAGTGTTTACCGGAGTTTCAAGGATGTCGGTGAGTTAGAGACCCTCTTGAAACAAATTACGAAGGGAACCAAGAAGAAAAAGGAAAAATAG
- a CDS encoding endonuclease/exonuclease/phosphatase family protein: MKFLTLNSHSWMEENAQQKFETLKEQILEAQYDVICFQEVNQEMASEAVETDEYYQALPSSVAIHKDHFVRVLVEELAAQGLHYYWTWAYNHIGYDHLNEGVAVLSRQPLKADEILVSNMDDPTDYHTRRVAVAHTSVDGKEIAVASVHLSWWDKGFQFEWPRIENYFSQVGKPFILAGDFNNPAGQEGYETILSSSLKLQDSFIEAKETKGTYTVGPGIDGWTDNQVPLRIDYVFASPEWDIQRLHVIFDGQNKPHVSDHYGLEAELSL, from the coding sequence ATGAAATTTTTAACATTAAATTCCCATAGTTGGATGGAAGAGAATGCTCAGCAAAAATTTGAAACCCTCAAGGAACAAATTTTAGAAGCGCAATATGATGTGATCTGTTTCCAAGAGGTCAATCAAGAAATGGCCTCAGAAGCAGTCGAAACAGATGAGTATTATCAAGCCTTGCCGTCATCTGTAGCGATTCACAAGGATCACTTTGTTCGCGTATTGGTTGAAGAGTTAGCTGCTCAAGGACTCCACTATTATTGGACTTGGGCCTACAACCATATTGGCTATGATCACCTCAATGAGGGTGTAGCCGTTCTTTCGCGTCAACCCTTGAAGGCGGATGAGATTTTGGTATCCAATATGGATGATCCAACGGACTACCATACTCGTCGAGTAGCCGTTGCCCATACAAGTGTAGATGGCAAAGAGATTGCTGTTGCCAGCGTCCATCTTTCTTGGTGGGACAAAGGTTTCCAATTTGAGTGGCCACGCATTGAGAACTACTTCAGCCAAGTAGGCAAACCTTTTATTCTAGCTGGTGATTTCAATAATCCTGCTGGTCAAGAAGGGTATGAAACGATTCTATCCAGTTCGCTAAAACTTCAAGATAGTTTTATCGAAGCCAAAGAAACAAAGGGGACTTATACTGTAGGTCCTGGAATCGATGGCTGGACGGATAATCAAGTTCCATTGCGAATCGATTACGTCTTTGCAAGTCCAGAATGGGACATCCAGCGTCTACATGTCATTTTTGATGGTCAAAACAAACCCCATGTCAGTGATCACTATGGCTTAGAAGCTGAATTATCGCTTTAA